The genomic segment CATGTACATGcaacacatacaagaacaaacaTCTATCTTTGTTAATATTTGAATACTTTATGTACAATCAACATTTTGAAGTCTAAACTTAAGAGAACCGACGGCTCCATTCGAAATGATATTCTTCCATATTCTTGCGACTTCGATTTTTGGTTTCCTTCAAAAATTTTGCTCTCTCTCCAATCACTGTTCCGGGTAAGACGAAGTTGgctatgagattttttttgggaatcaACGGTACGCACTGTTTAATTGGGCCTATCTAAACTAAAAGGCATATAAACTTATTGTAAGAAAATGAGGATTTTAAATTGCTATATATGTTAGATTACAAAATGTTGTAAAGATCTGTATATGATCATaacatttttaatcaaaactaGTCTTTGTACATCAAAACCctctattaattatattaaaaatatggggactatgatattttattcatttataataatattaatttatagagaattTACATTAAGTATTATGAGCACCAAAATGATAAACATGGTGGTTACTTTTCAGGCCTAAGANCGATTTTGGGGTTGCCAGAGTGCAGACTGAGTCAGGGGTCATGACAGCTGAAACAGGGACATACCGATGGATGGCACCAGAGGTATTATActtctttgtcttgtttttattattttttggcttTCCGTGCTTTTGACACTAGACTTTGTGAACTCAGGTCATTGAGCACAAACCTTATGATCACAGGGCAGATGTTTTTAGCTACGCGATTGTGCTGTGGGAACTTTTGACTGGTGAAGTAAGATTCTTAATGAgtgaaaacattttttgtttttaacttttgctAGAAAGTTGCTAAACTCGTTATCTTTTGTGTGTTAAACTTTTGCTAGAAAGTTGCTAAACTCGTTATCTTTTGTGTGTTAATGAATACAGCTGCCATACGCTTACTTGACTCCACTGCAAGCTGCTGTTGGCGTTGTCCAAAAGGTATCATGTTTATAGGGATTTACAGTTATTTCTTGTGCCTTGTTGAGAGGCTTTAGCACAATGACTTGTATTATTTAACAGGGACTTCGACCAAAAATTCCAAAGCAAACACACCCAAAGCTGACTGAACTTCTTGAGAAATGTTGGCAGCAAGACCCAGCTCAAAGACCCGATTTTGCAGAAATCATAGAAATGCTTAACATACTAGTCCACGAGGTAATTGCTATATCATTATATCTCTCTGACCAGTTATATTATACCTATACCAACGCAATTCTGAgcaataatatattgtgaaaccACCAGGTTGGAGAAGATGAGCGCCAAAAGGATAAACATGGTGGTTACTTTTCAGGCCTAAGAAAAGGCCATCGTTAACACTCTCTCGAGTGCGCTGAAACTGTGGTTTGATCGGTTTTTATAGAGCTCTACTCACTTTCTCGTTTTCCTTTTGTACAGTCCTCTTAGAGCCTCGCTCTTTTTGTCCATGTATTATTTTTCTAGAGCAATTTCCTTTTGATACTATGATTACTGCAGAGTTTGAGTTGCATTACAAGTCAATAAAGTTTAAACCATTCTTTTGAAGCCATTCTTATGAAgcaagtattattattaatttggtcataaacaaatattattagaaCATCTACATAAAGGCGACAGAAAGGCCCAATATTAATTGGCTTATTTTGGTAACAAATAGATAACTTTTGGGCCTAAGACTATTGAGACAAGTGGCTGAGATAGTGGAAAGCTAAGCTgaggagaaaaacaaacaaacctattttgtttaattaaactGGAAATACATATGAACCAATCTTGAAGTTATTTATACTGTatgaaatttaacttttaaagaTTAGAGTGgctaaataaataatataagttCTATTATCACCCGTCAACGGTCATTCATTAGTGAGAATGTGAGAtgtgattaacaaaaaaaataaaacgataCGACTCAAGTTATTAAAAGATTAAGCACACGTTTAGAAAATAAAGCCCAAGCCTAGTCAGTTATGAAGGGGTCACAAATCCTAAGGTCAAAACACTCTCATTTCCCGGAAATCATCTTTTTTCCTCAACATCTACGCGATGATCATGGCGGCTCTAGTATGTGTACAACTTCTTTCCAAGGCCAGAAGCAGCAGATTTATGCTTTCAAGATCTTTAAGCACACCAAATGAAGGAAAATCATTGCATCAGTGGAGTCGACAAGGAAGCTTAACCCGAACATAGCGGCGGTGAGGAAGTCAGCCACCGTGTCTTCTGCAAGATGCAGAGAAAATAACAGCTTTAATGGTTAGCTCAGCAAATAAGTTGCGACAAACTATTAATGTGAGGACTATAACAAATTATTAATGGGTAGATatactatttattaaatatcttaaataaagcaaattattttagatattattaattaatacttgAGACAAAAAAgtcttaaataacaaaatactcTATGTGAggactaaaataaattaaaaattaatgtgaaaCTTATGTTTATAAAGAACATactttgtgcaaaaaaaaaaatataccttaAGCTTAGGTTTGATCATATTCCAATTTGGTCATGTACATGcaacacatacaagaacaaacaTCTATCTTTGTTAATATTTGAATACTTTATGTACAATCAACATTTTGAAGTCTAAACTTAAGAGAACCGACGGCTCCATTCGAAATGATATTCTTCCATATTCTTGCGACTTCGATTTTTGGTTTCCTTCAAAAATTTTGCTCTCTCTCCAATCACTGTTCCGGGTAAGACGAAGTTGgctatgagattttttttgggaatcaACGGTACGCACTGTTTAATTGGGCCTATCTAAACTAAAAGGCATATAAACTTATTGTAAGAAAATGAGGATTTTAAATTGCTATATATGTTAGATTACAAAATGTTGTAAAGATCTGTATATGATCATaacatttttaatcaaaactaGTCTTTGTACATCAAAACCctctattaattatattaaaaatatggggactatgatattttattcatttataataatattaatttatagagaattTACATTAAGTATTATGAGCACCAAAATGATAAACATGGTGGTTACTTTTCAGGCCTAAGAAAAGGCCATCGTTGACACTCTCTCGAGTGCCCTGAAACTGTGGTTTGATCGGTTTGATAGAGCTCTACACACTTTCTCGTTTTCCTTTTGTACAGTCCTCTTAGAGCCTCGCTCTTTTTGTCCatgtattatttttctaaatcaatttCCTTTTGATACAATGATCACTGCAGAGTGTTTAAACCATTCTTTTGAAGCCGTTCTTATGAAGCAAGTATTCTTATTAATTTGGTCATAAACGATGTCATTACAGAAACACTTGGGTTGAGAACATCTACATAAATTATTGATAATTACAGGAGGTGGTTTGGTCATGTCATGTGTGTTTTCACTCTTCTACTGGGAGCTCATTCTCCGTCCAAGCGACGTATCCCCCAGCAATGTCTGTGACCGCCGTGAATCCCTGTAAAAATCGTTTGTTCTAAATCAGGAAACTGTTGTAACTAATTCTATCACTAAGCTGTTTAAGTAGAAGTGAATCACACTTACAGCAGTGAGAAGATCAGTTGAAGCCATGATAGACCTTTCTCCGCTCTCACAACCCTACAATAgtagttttaattattatgcTCTGATCCTCAAAGATGAtgttaaaaagagagagattgttcTCATCAGGGTCTTGCTAAAACGTAAACTTACGATGATGATTTCGTCGTGTTTTCTGAAATGGGACGAGACCTGTCTTAGAAAACTCGGGTTCTTGACCATTCCTGCAGCGTTTTTGGCTTTTGGTTAGTTTTAAGTTTTCCATTCAGCTGTTCCTCTGTTTAAGAACAGAGGAATGTAAAGAGTAAAGGTGGGTGATGAATAAATAATANAAAACTCGGGTTCTTGACCATTCCTGCAGCGTTTTTGGCTTTTGGTTAGTTTTAAGTTTTCCATTCAGCTGTTCCTCTGTTTAAGAACAGAGGAATGTAAAGAGTAAAGGTgggtgatgaataaaaaataaccTGATCCAACTCTGTACATGTAAGGTACGTTGATGGCTCTAGTCGGATGTCCGATACTGAATTCGTCTGGTGTCCTCACGTCGAGATACTTGTAACCTGCTTGAGCTAGCTCACGCGCCACTCTTACCGGTACTGATGTAGGAACTCTAGCTGCCTCTGCTGCAACATTTCCTCTGTTAGTTGTCGTTGCTTTCCTCCTTCAACGAGAACTAAGTTAGTACTACTCACATAGATATTTAATGATAACTCATATAATCcaaacttgagagagagagagagagagaaaaaagagagattcCGATCATTGCTCACCATCGGAAGTTTGAGTTTTGAAGATTTGCTACAATAACACTTTTACGTGTTGGTAACTGCAAGTTGAACGATCCACATGTTTGTAGAGGTGGAGAAATAGCCAATGACCAGTTCCCAATTCGTGCGGTTGTGTTTAAAGCCGTagtttccatttctttttttttcttctttttctcttagaTGCTTCGAGTCTACTTAAGAtacttcttcagttcttctcttgcgtttattatatatatacagagtaTTGGTGTCGTGTCGCGTCAGCAAGTTTTATGTCCGATCTTGGAGTCTCTATCATTTTACGGATAAATTCAATTATGGAGCAAAGTCGATTCCAAGAATGTAATGTAAGAGCCATGCGTAGATTGATAAGTCCAACTCCGTGCCTCGTGAGTCGTGTAGAAGAGGATAACTTGCTGACTCGGATAAGATAAGACGACCGAAAGGCCCAATCTTAAGGGGCTTATTTATGGTAACTAATAGATAATATTTGGGCCTCTCTTAGGCCCACTATTGAAACAAGTGAGTGGCTGAGATAGTGGAAAAAGCTGAGGGGAAGAAGTTAACAATGGTGGAATAGAGCGCTTGTttgacgacgacgatgatggcGAGGTTTGTCTCCGTATCGTCTTGCCAGTTTCGTTTTGGCTTCTTTGAGTTTCCTCCTCCGTCATTAACTCCTTATCCGAGACGGTTTGAGGTAAGTTTTAGTATTGTCTTTCTTCTGTGATGGTTGAATGAATAAAGTGATCGGTCAGTTGAAGTCAGATGTTCTTAATTAGGTCTCTAGCCGGAGATTTCCGGCGATTCCGATCAAATGTTCTTCATCTGAGCCGGAGAATGGTGAGGATTCGGCGCCGTCGCTGTCTTCTCCCTCCTCATCGAGTGAAGTATCCACGACTACCAGTTCGACATACAACTGGTACACCGTACTTGGCGGTATTGGGATGTTAGATACAGCGTATTTGACTTACCTTAAGGTCACTGGCTCTGATGCGTTTTGCCCTATTGGTGGTGGCACTTGTGGAGATGTCCTGAACAGCGATTACGCTGCTGTTTTCGGTATTTCCCTAACGCTTTTTTGACTGCAGCGTTTGATTTACGTAGTTATGGTTTGGAATTTGCAATTGACTTTTGAGATTGTATGAATTTATGCAGTCCTGAATCTATAGTTTCAGTAATTGACTAAACTGTTTGCAgattagttttaaatttgtatttatgGAGACCTCTCTTGATTAATTGGCTAATTTTTAGGTTCTGGTGAAGTTTTTTCCACTCATATAGTAGGCATGATCAAACACTCGCATGTGATTATCTTTGTGAATCTGTGCTAAAGGCTATATATATGGCTTCAGAACTTTAGCATACATAGAACTGTTGAAGTTGAATAGTATACTTCACTCCACTTGTGTAGTATGtagtgatttgtttttcttctttgtcctATGCTCCGGCATTGTTGACCCTTATTGTCTTGGAAGTATGATGTGTTTGAAAGCTGAACTCAGTGACAATCATTTTACATTTTGCCAGGTGTTCCTCTCCCAGTGATTGGATTTGTTATGTATGGCTTAGTAACCGCTCTAAGTGCAGAGCTTGCGGAAGATAATCTACCGTTTGGAATTAGTAAGACCAATGGGCGTTTTGCGTTATTTGGGACAACGACTGCAATGGCATCTGCTAGTGCATATTTTCTGTATATCCTTAGTACAAAACTCTCAGGATCTTCATGCCTGTATTGTCTAGTGTCTGCTTTCATATCATTCAGtctatttttcctctctttAAAGGTATCCttttatttctgtttctttagagatttattgtattttaactCAAAATAACTTCTAAAGGTTGGATTATGTTTATGTGCTCCATGCATGTGGTAGGATGTGAAGTTGCAGGAGATAAAGCAAGTTGTAGGATTACAAATATGCTTGGCAATCATAGTAGTTGCCTCCTTGACTGCTTCGTACAGTACTGCTCAACCAATCCCGTCACGGTAATCTAAGTTCATAGTTTTCTATCGGAAATCTGATGGCAACTTTAGACCTTTGTAACAAGTTGTGAAGAAATTGTTTTGCAAAGATGAATGGGTCTTATCAGGTGATATCTTTTAACGTggatagtttttttgtttcactgcTTCCAGTTCTGGTGACATTGAACTGCCATATTTTAGAACAGAGATCACTTCATCGTCGAGCCCTTATGCTATTGCCTTAGCAAAACATCTAAACTCCATTGGAGCCAGAATGTATGGGGCATTCTGGTGTTCTCACTGCTTAGAGCAAAAAGAGGTAGTTCTTATAATCGGTTTGCAAGGAATCAGTTACAtgcatttatataattatgttcATGTAACTTATATATCCATTTATAGATGTTTGGAAGAGAAGCGGCAAAACAACTGAATTATGTGGAATGTTTTCCGGATGGatataagaaaggaacaaaGATACTCAAGGCATGTGCAGATGCAGGGATCGAAGGATTTCCAACGTGGATAATAAATGATCAGGTGAGTAGATCCTCTGAATCCTTAGTACATTTCATCGTATGACATTTCTATATTACCACTTTTATTCTTTAGGTCTTAAGCGGAGAAATAGAACTCGCTCAACTAGCAGAGATGTCTGGATTCAGCCTTGATCAGGCAAATGAGGCCAATCAACTACAGTAAATGTTGTATTGTAGAAGAAAAGAATTAGGTGAATTCGTGATTGTTCTTTGCTTGATTGATCATGATAGCTATAGGGTGGTTCTATGCAAATGCAAGTGAATGAAATTCATTGTTATTGCCATAGGAGGTTAAGGCTTCATGACATATCTCTTACCCTTCACTATTTGACCATATAAAGATGATATAGGTTCCaaacattgctaggtttctTCTACTCATATTTGAGAATCTGCAGTCATCTGGTAGTGATATTTCTTATGTGTATCTTAAAACCGAGAAGTGTGGTTTTATGTAAGAGTATATGATGTACGCGTAGATGATTGTATATAATATGGGATACTTAATTGAAGAATTAGTCCCAAGATTTCCTTCTGAATAGTTTCCTTGCATGTGcctccttgtttttttttcttttttttggaatattgtaATGATCCACAAATTTCGGCGTTATTATCCGTTTGATATGCAACTagattaaagttttattttttcgaaGATTCCATAGGATAGATAATATCATCgagatatttattatttattagtgtAAGGTAAGGAGATAAGCAATGATTTGATTTAGGGTTGCTCAATATATCAGTAATCTCAGATGAGCCTTATCCAATAACATGATGAATCATGTGAGGACTGATGAGACGTAACGCTTAAGAGCGCGCGCGGgaaaagagtaaaataaaaaaagcagtAGCCGTTAGATGATGCAGGGGAAAAAAAACGAAGGGACCAGATTAGTTTCGGTTAACGAAGAAAGATCAAAAAGAGAGGGCACAAATGATAATAACCGTGAAGTATAGGACCCACAAAGAGGTGcgatagatgatgatgatgataaaaaaggAAGATGCTATAGAATATTCGAAAAATCCCCGTCGTTTCTCACATTACCCTCCAATTTAATTCactatttcttttaatattttttcttcccCCTTTTTAAAACTGatcatcaccttcttcttcactcgcCTCATTTGTTGTTCATCTTTCTTTACTGTGATTTTTACCGACGAAACaagatacagagagagagagaagcgatATGAGTAGTTCTCAGATTTCAGAGATCGAACAAGAGCAGCTGATCGAAAAGCTTGAGATCTTTAAGATCCATGGCAGAGACAAACATGGCCGTAAGATCCTTCGTATCATCGGAAAATTCTTTCCAGGTACTCAACTCATAACAAAtcagttctgtttcttttttttttctctatttgaaATCTTCTAATTCGagttttttctttgcttgtcAAATCAGCACGATTTCTATCACTAGATGTGTTAAAGAAGTATCTAGAGGAGAAGATCTTTCCTCGATTAGGAAGAAAACCATTCGCCGTGCTTTACGTTCACACCGGAGTACAGAGGAGCGAGAATTTCCCAGGAATCTCAGCTCTTAGAGCGATCTACGACGCGATTCCAGTTAACGTCAGAGACAATCTCCAAGAGGTTTACTTCCTTCATCCTGGTCTTCAATCACGTCTCTTCCTCGCTACTTGTGGCCGATTCCTATTCTCCGGCGGgtgagtaataataatataatctaaCCGCcgcgttttttttaaattaattttctggtcaacgacttttttttgttattggaCTCGTTTTGATTAATTGGTGTGGTGATTAGGTTGTACGGGAAGCTGAGGTACATAAGCAGAGTTGATTATCTATGGGAACATGTGAGGAGGAACGAGATTGAGATGCCGGAGTTTGTTTACGATCACGATGATGATTTAGAGTACCGTCCGATGATGGATTACGGTCAAGAGAGTGATCACGCTAGGGTTTTCGCTGGAGCCGCCGTTGATTCATCAGTCTCTAGTTTCTCCATGCGGTGTATCTCATAggcttttggaaaaaaaatatccactAGATCTCGGATCGtatcttataaatataataatatacgaTTGAAggaaattttccaaaaaaaaaaatatatagttgtgCTTTTTTTGAAATTAGTGAGCGTTTTTTacggaaaaacaaaagaaagcagtTGGCGTTTTGGATAGGGGAAGCAGTGGAGAATctttagatttttctttgtcttaattaagttctttttaaatcttaaatttgtagatcttttttctttaatgtggTAGTTGTCACTTGTGAGTTATTTATATGTGCTAATTGTATATTGGGATGTCATATGCGTGTGTAATACGTCGTCCTTCTGTtaaatgataaaagaaaaatagccAATTTATTTACACAGCAAATGTCAAGTTTTAATCATGTGAATGAAATACTTGTCACAAATCGGGTAGAACACTAATTATTGTATATGTTACGACTTTAAGAGACATTGCGACCGATGCTAAAAGCTaaactacaaaaagaaaaatgaaaaaccgTTGTTGGCTAGTGAACTGATATCCTGAGGGTTTTTAGctactacttttttttattgaagcTTCATTATCTTTGCCGGTTTCTTGTCATCAAAACCTTCAGAAGATTTATCTGCCGATGTGTTTAGCTTCATTTTTCTCCTGTTGACGAACTCTGAGAATGACGGAACATGTGGAAGCTTAATAGGCGAACGGCTCGGACTCACCACTAGCTTTTGTGTCGTTTCATCAACATGTGACTCGGTAGTGTTAATCTtgccatcatcttcttcctctatgTTCTCAGAATGTTCTACCAGTAACGGCTCTTTTattggttcttcttctccacctgaACTGACCACTGAGCTAAGTCGGGTCATTAGGTCGTCTCTGTTTGCAGTTCCTAACCATCTAACAGTACTAGCTATCTGCGAGTAGTAAAACGATTTCCCTGCTTTGCTATATTTTCTATAGCACTCGTTTTCAAGAAACTCGCTTGCTTTTTGGGAATCAATCCTGCAAAATTAATTTCGAGGTTCCAATTAATGAGAAAAGAGACCGACTCATTAAGCTTCTGAAACTAAAAACACTTGAGAAGATAGAGATTTTTACTCCTTAACACTGGCGAGCTGCTGAAGTACTCGTGTCAACTCATCCAAGAGTCTCTGCTTGCTGGATTCCCTTAGTACTTCAGATATTGCGTTCTTCTCCGACTTTTTGACCTGCAAACGGTTCCAATAGGCTTTGCTAAGTTAAACTGAAAGAATGATCTCAACTTCTGTTTCTAAAGAAGATAAAGTGAAATTGTTACCAAACCTGTTTGTTCCTTTCGTAGTACTTTTCCTCAGCTTGCTCTAGTAAAACCAGTTTCTCGTCTAGCCCCAATTTTTTTGATAGTTTAGGTTCTGCTAGGCTTTTGGCAGCCTCATTGGCATCTGGATGTAAGTGAATCAACATGTGAGTTAGACATTTAAAAGCTACAAGAAGTTTTTAATCGAAAAGATTGGATATGCATGCGCTTATATATCAAGCAAGTGAGTTACCATCTGAATCTGAAATTTCCTCATCGGAATTGCTTCCATCTTCATTACGATTCCAAAACTCAGAGTACTGTCCCTCATTGGTCATTTCGTTCGAGCTTGCAAAAGAAAGGGTACAGAGTTCAGTTAAAGAGTTTGTATACCTTGCGACGCATATTTAGATGCGGTTAAAGGCAAAACCTGGTGATGAAAATTCGAGAAGAATTTTGTCTTCGTGAGGCAGTAGTCATGAGCTCCTCCAAGGAATGAGCAACTTGATTTGGATGCTTGCATGCATCACACGTTTTTTTGCATTTCTGCGCAGGAAACTGCTTGGAACAAGAAAATTAGCAGCTTACCTTAATAGAGCGTTAAGAAATTTGACTGAATCAGTAAAATACAAGTCACACCTCTTCACCAAAGCTCTCTAGAATCTTTTTTCTTCGGCATCCAGAACCTTCGCAGTATTTCACAATCTAAATACATGCAGCATGAATAAGAATAAGTTTCAACTACTATACACAGAAGCTGAAAGAACCAAGAAATCATTAACCTGTTCAAAGTCAGATGTAGGCTTCTTAGAGGATTGGGATTTTTTATTCTCCGAATTCCGCAGCAGAAATTCCTAGCAAAGATTGGTAaagtaagttaaaaaaaactcacaaaaaaagAGTCATagaatgaaaattttgaagCCAAAAATTGTCATAAGCAGATCAATATTACCATTTTCTTTCTGTCATCTACACCATAATATAGTACACTTCTTGAGGGTAATTGATCCCGACCTGCTCTACCAGACTCTTGATAGAAAGATTCCATTGATTTTGGAATGTTTAAATGACAAACCATTCTGACGTCCTTCTTATCTATACCCTAGAAAGTCAGTAGTCTGATCATGCTACAGTACATAAGAAGTAAAAAATGAGAGATGCAACATGAGAAAGAATCTTCGTTTACCATTCTGAAGAAAAACCAGTAGAGCGTTTACCATGCGCCCCAAGAGCTCCCAAACATAATAAGACGCAAATAAGATGATCACAATAAACCCAGGACTCAAATGCAAGGTAGTTCACAGGAGTAAATCATACCCGAAAGCCACTGTGGCAACAATAACTTGCTTCTTTGAGGACAGCCAGTCATCTAAAACAGCACTCCTCAGTTTGCTATTGAGTCCTGCATGATAGGCTGCAAACATATAGATAAGAAAATGTCAGCGCTTGTGGCTCAATATTGAAGCAGATAAAGGTAGATGAGACGGTTTTTTACCAGCAGAAGAGATCCCAATACTGGTGAGATGAACAGACAAGTCATCACAAGTCGTACGCTCAAGGCAATAGATAATTGCACAAATACTTCCACAAGACTTGAGCAAGTTGCCCAGATCAGTATATGCATTATCTATAAGATCTTTATACCGAACTGCACcaacaaaaatttgtttagATGATAGGAAAACGTTACTTGAAAATCCATTGTATA from the Camelina sativa cultivar DH55 chromosome 12, Cs, whole genome shotgun sequence genome contains:
- the LOC104729621 gene encoding ATP-dependent DNA helicase Q-like 3, translated to MKKSPLPVQNVQRSDKNVAGKEALVKLLRWHFGHADFRGKQLEAIQAVVSGRDCFCLMPTGGGKSICYQIPALAKPGIVLVVSPLIALMENQVMALKEKGIAAEYLSSTQAAHVRNKIHEDLDSGKPSVRLLYVTPELIATKGFMLKLRKLHSRGLLNLIAIDEAHCISSWGHDFRPSYRQLSTLRDSLADVPVLALTATAAPKVQKDVIDSLSLRDPLVLKSSFNRPNIFYEVRYKDLIDNAYTDLGNLLKSCGSICAIIYCLERTTCDDLSVHLTSIGISSAAYHAGLNSKLRSAVLDDWLSSKKQVIVATVAFGMGIDKKDVRMVCHLNIPKSMESFYQESGRAGRDQLPSRSVLYYGVDDRKKMEFLLRNSENKKSQSSKKPTSDFEQIVKYCEGSGCRRKKILESFGEEFPAQKCKKTCDACKHPNQVAHSLEELMTTASRRQNSSRIFITSSNEMTNEGQYSEFWNRNEDGSNSDEEISDSDDANEAAKSLAEPKLSKKLGLDEKLVLLEQAEEKYYERNKQVKKSEKNAISEVLRESSKQRLLDELTRVLQQLASVKEIDSQKASEFLENECYRKYSKAGKSFYYSQIASTVRWLGTANRDDLMTRLSSVVSSGGEEEPIKEPLLVEHSENIEEEDDGKINTTESHVDETTQKLVVSPSRSPIKLPHVPSFSEFVNRRKMKLNTSADKSSEGFDDKKPAKIMKLQ
- the LOC104729618 gene encoding thiol-disulfide oxidoreductase LTO1, with translation MMARFVSVSSCQFRFGFFEFPPPSLTPYPRRFEVSSRRFPAIPIKCSSSEPENGEDSAPSLSSPSSSSEVSTTTSSTYNWYTVLGGIGMLDTAYLTYLKVTGSDAFCPIGGGTCGDVLNSDYAAVFGVPLPVIGFVMYGLVTALSAELAEDNLPFGISKTNGRFALFGTTTAMASASAYFLYILSTKLSGSSCLYCLVSAFISFSLFFLSLKDVKLQEIKQVVGLQICLAIIVVASLTASYSTAQPIPSRSGDIELPYFRTEITSSSSPYAIALAKHLNSIGARMYGAFWCSHCLEQKEMFGREAAKQLNYVECFPDGYKKGTKILKACADAGIEGFPTWIINDQVLSGEIELAQLAEMSGFSLDQANEANQLQ
- the LOC104729619 gene encoding ganglioside-induced differentiation-associated protein 2-like, which encodes MSSSQISEIEQEQLIEKLEIFKIHGRDKHGRKILRIIGKFFPARFLSLDVLKKYLEEKIFPRLGRKPFAVLYVHTGVQRSENFPGISALRAIYDAIPVNVRDNLQEVYFLHPGLQSRLFLATCGRFLFSGGLYGKLRYISRVDYLWEHVRRNEIEMPEFVYDHDDDLEYRPMMDYGQESDHARVFAGAAVDSSVSSFSMRCIS
- the LOC104733126 gene encoding serine/threonine-protein kinase STY17-like, whose amino-acid sequence is MTAETGTYRWMAPEVIEHKPYDHRADVFSYAIVLWELLTGELPYAYLTPLQAAVGVVQKGLRPKIPKQTHPKLTELLEKCWQQDPAQRPDFAEIIEMLNILVHEVGEDERQKDKHGGYFSGLRKGHR
- the LOC104729617 gene encoding rhodanese-like domain-containing protein 15, chloroplastic, with the protein product METTALNTTARIGNWSLAISPPLQTCGSFNLQLPTRKSVIVANLQNSNFRWRKATTTNRGNVAAEAARVPTSVPVRVARELAQAGYKYLDVRTPDEFSIGHPTRAINVPYMYRVGSGMVKNPSFLRQVSSHFRKHDEIIIGCESGERSIMASTDLLTAGFTAVTDIAGGYVAWTENELPVEE